CCCGCCGCGCGCCCCAGTGTGGCGGCGTGGGAGCTCCCCCCGTCCCTGCGACCGCCCGGCCCTTCCTTCACGGGCGCCATCACCGCCGGGACCCGGCGGCTGCCGTCGGAGGTGGAGGAGGCGCTGTGGCAGCTTGCCGCGACGGGGCTCGTGACCGCCGACGGGTTCGGCGCGCTGCGGGGGCTGGTGACGGGCGCGGCCAAGCGGGTGAGCGCGTCGCGGCGGGGCCGGCGGCCGGCGCGACGGCGGACGGGCGGGAGCCGGTGGTCGCTGCTGCAGGCGTTCGAGGAAGCTGAGAACGCCGTTGAGGAGCGGGCGTTCCAACTGCTGCGGCGGTACGGCATCGTCTTCCCGGAGGTGCTCGGGCGCGAGCCGATGGCGCCGTCGTGGCGGACACTGCTGCAGGTGTACCGTCGCGCGGAGGCGCGTGGCGAGATCCGCGGCGGCCGGTTCGTGGCGGGGCTAGTCGGCGAGCAGTTTGCGCTGCCGGAGGCCGTCGAGGCGATGCGCTCGGTGCGGCGGACGGAGCCGACGGGCGAGGTACTGGTGGTCTCGGCGTGCGACCCGCTTAACCTGGCGGGGGTGATCACGCCGGGGCAGCGGGTGCCCGCGGTGTCCGGCAACAAGGTAGCCTTCCGCGACGGCGTTCCGGTGGCGTCGCTGCAGGGCGGCGACGTTGTGCCGCACGCGGAGATGCCGGACGAGGACCGGGACGAGGTGTACCGGGCGCTGGGCGCGCGACGGCAGGCGGCGGGCGACCGTGCGCCGGCGCTGGCGGGGTAGGCGTGGCGGAGGGGCGTGACCGGCTGTACGGCGACCTGGCGTGGCTGTGGCCGATCCTGAGCCCGCAGGAGGAGTACGCCGATGAGGCGCAGTACTGGCTGCGGCAGCTACGCTCGCGGCTGCCTGCGGGCCGCGGGCGGCACGGCGGACGGCGGCGCGTGCTGGAGCTCGGCTGCGGCGGCGGGCACTTCCTGCACCAACTTGTCCCGGAGTACGATGCGGTCGCCGTCGACCTGTCGGACGCGATGCTGGAGCACTCGCGGCGGCTGAACCCGGGCGTTGCGCACCACGTGGGCGACATGCGGACGGTGCGGCTGGGCGAGACGTTCGACGCGGTGCTCATCCACGACGCCATAGACTACATGCTTACGGAGGACGACCTGCGGGCGGCGTTCGCGACGGCGCGGGCGCACCTGCGCCCCGGCGGGCTGCTCATCGTGACGCCGGACCACTACGCCGACACGTTCACCTCGCCCTACGTCGATGACGAGACCAAGTCGGACGGCGAGACGACGCTGACGTACGTGGAGTACTCGGTGCAGCTTGACCCCAACGACACTCGCGTTGAGACGGTCTACACCTACTACATCGTGCGGGGCGGCGAGCTGCGGGTGGAGTTCGACCGGCACACGACGGGGCTGTTCCCGGTCGCGACGTGGGAGCGCGTGCTGGCTGAGGCGGGGTTTGACGTGGAGCGGACGGACTATCCCGTGGGCGAGGACGGTAAGGGGATGTACCTTTGGGTGTGCGAGTTGCGGGCGGGGTAGACAGCGGTTCACCCTTCGATTTCCCTCAGGATGAACGGGGGCGGGGTTCCCCCGCCTTCGCGGGGGCAGGCTCTGCCTTCGCAGGAACGACGGAGGGTCACTCGGCGTGGCGGCGTTGGAGGACGAAGGCCACGAGGATGCCGACCGGGATGGCGAGGAGGATGAGGCCGATGATGAGGACCATGGCGCCGGCGTCGAGGCCGATGAGGTGGTCGAGGCGGTCGGCCACCCAGCGCAGCAGGGTAGGGTCGCCGGGGGCCTCGTGGTGGAGCGGAATCACGGCGGGCCGGGCCTAGCCGGCGGCCGGGGCGGCGCTCGTTTGGACGGGCTGGTACTTCACGGAGTACCGGCGCTCCTGGATGAGCATCGACATGACGGCGGCGAAGAGCAGCAGACCCGCCGAGGCGGCGAAGGGCACGTCGTAGGAGCCGGTGATGTCGCGCATGATGCCGCCGAACTGGATGCCTATCGAGCCGCCTATCTGGTGGGAGAGGAAGATCATCCCGCTGAGGGTGCCCACCTTCTTCAGCCCGTAGATGTCGGCCGTCAGCCCCGTTGTGAGCGGGACGGTGGCGATCCACGACGAGCCTCCGACGATGGCAAAGATCCACAGGCCCCACTGGCCGGGCAGGGTCAGGAGCAGGACGTAGCCCACTCCCCTGAAGAAGTAGACCAGTCCCAGGAGCGTCTTGTTGCCCAGCTTGTCGGCGATGGGGCCTACGATGATGACGCCGATGGTGTTCATGGCGCTCAGCACGCCGAAGGCCGTCGCCGCGGTGGCGGGCGAGAACCCGCTCTCGACGGCGTTGGGGACGAAGTGGAAGGCCATGATGAGGGTGGTGAACCCGCAAACGAAGTACGTCGCGCAGAGCTGCCACATGGGCCAAGAGCGGAAGGCGTGCCGCCACTGGTCGACTTCCAACGGACCGACGGGGCGCTGTCTCCGCGGGCCGGTGCTGCTGGGGGCCGCGTCGCCGTCGGGCTGCAGCCCCATGTCCGCGGGGCTGTTGCGCAGCACGAGGAAGGCGACGGGCAAGACCAGGACGAGGATCATGGACCCCAGGATGGCCCAGCTCAGCCGCCAGTCGAGAAGCTCGATGAGGTAGGTGGTGAACGGGACGAGAATGAGCCCGCCCACGGACGCGCCCGCGGCGGTGATGCCGATGGCTGTCGCGCGCTTGCGCTGGAACCACTTGGAGACGATGACGGCGCCGGTGGTGATAGAGCCGGCGGACATGGCGACGGCCATGACGATGCCGAAAATGAAGATGAAATAGGCGATGTGGAAGGTGAACGCGAGCAAGAGCGCCGTAATGCCGATGACGGTTGCGCCGTAGAGGATCAGCTTTCGGCCGCCGACACGGTCGTACAGGTTGCCGAGGATGGGCTGGCTGACGCCGTTGAGGAGAATGCCCAGGGCGGCGGCGAAGGAGATGATGCTCCGGCTCCAGTTGAACTCCTCGCTCATGGGGAGGACGAAGACTCCGACGCCGTTTCTGGCGCCCATGGTCATCATAATGACGAAAAACGAGGCGGCGACGATGAACCAGCCATAGAAGATGCCGGAGCGTTTTGTGGTTTCCATCAATTGCTCTTTCAGGGGGGGTGGCCGAACTTGTGCAGCCTATCACGAGTTGGTAAATCTTTACAATCTGTCCATATTCCGGCACATTCCGTTGGCAAACAGTGGGTTTTCGTTTTTGGTTGTCGCCTCATGTCAGAAAATGCGTAGCGGCATGGCTACAACTGGCAGAAAAGGCTCCAGCGGGTGGTTGACAGCCCCAAAACACCCCTGTACGCTTGCCCGAACTCCCAAGCCCAAATGCGGCTTTGCATCGTTTGGCGTCGTTATGCCTGCAAGAGCCGCACCCAAGCCGCAGGAGGCTTATTGTGAACCGGACCAACGAAACGGATATCCGGGTCAGCGTCAGGAACCTTTGGAAGATCTTCGGTGAAGGGGTCGGTCCAGACTTCCCTGAGAAGATTGAGGGCCTGAGCAAGACTGAGGCCCAAGCTGCCCACAACTGCGTGGTCGCGTTGCAGGACGTCAACTTCGACGTTGCTGACGGCGAGACCTTCGTGGTCATGGGGCTCTCCGGCAGTGGCAAGTCGACGCTGGTGCGGTGCGTGAACCGGCTCATCGAGCCCACCATCGG
The sequence above is drawn from the Chloroflexota bacterium genome and encodes:
- a CDS encoding methyltransferase domain-containing protein gives rise to the protein MAEGRDRLYGDLAWLWPILSPQEEYADEAQYWLRQLRSRLPAGRGRHGGRRRVLELGCGGGHFLHQLVPEYDAVAVDLSDAMLEHSRRLNPGVAHHVGDMRTVRLGETFDAVLIHDAIDYMLTEDDLRAAFATARAHLRPGGLLIVTPDHYADTFTSPYVDDETKSDGETTLTYVEYSVQLDPNDTRVETVYTYYIVRGGELRVEFDRHTTGLFPVATWERVLAEAGFDVERTDYPVGEDGKGMYLWVCELRAG
- a CDS encoding ATP-dependent DNA helicase, translated to PAARPSVAAWELPPSLRPPGPSFTGAITAGTRRLPSEVEEALWQLAATGLVTADGFGALRGLVTGAAKRVSASRRGRRPARRRTGGSRWSLLQAFEEAENAVEERAFQLLRRYGIVFPEVLGREPMAPSWRTLLQVYRRAEARGEIRGGRFVAGLVGEQFALPEAVEAMRSVRRTEPTGEVLVVSACDPLNLAGVITPGQRVPAVSGNKVAFRDGVPVASLQGGDVVPHAEMPDEDRDEVYRALGARRQAAGDRAPALAG
- a CDS encoding MFS transporter encodes the protein METTKRSGIFYGWFIVAASFFVIMMTMGARNGVGVFVLPMSEEFNWSRSIISFAAALGILLNGVSQPILGNLYDRVGGRKLILYGATVIGITALLLAFTFHIAYFIFIFGIVMAVAMSAGSITTGAVIVSKWFQRKRATAIGITAAGASVGGLILVPFTTYLIELLDWRLSWAILGSMILVLVLPVAFLVLRNSPADMGLQPDGDAAPSSTGPRRQRPVGPLEVDQWRHAFRSWPMWQLCATYFVCGFTTLIMAFHFVPNAVESGFSPATAATAFGVLSAMNTIGVIIVGPIADKLGNKTLLGLVYFFRGVGYVLLLTLPGQWGLWIFAIVGGSSWIATVPLTTGLTADIYGLKKVGTLSGMIFLSHQIGGSIGIQFGGIMRDITGSYDVPFAASAGLLLFAAVMSMLIQERRYSVKYQPVQTSAAPAAG